One genomic segment of [Phormidium] sp. ETS-05 includes these proteins:
- a CDS encoding DUF928 domain-containing protein has product MPTKMFLGQITIASAATRVLATLLASVLPSVAQSNPPVNYEPPKDEESNQKTEPATSRPGCPETANRIAALVPKYYVGLTASDRPEFLVYIPYYFANEQSGKLILKDAETQRDIYQTTLPLTDTPGIISFRLPENAPQLQQNKLYQWDFLYTGNQGICRDITVQKLPLKRVTIPDSLKRQLDAAATPRDRVVLYAGNGLWHEAVAELASLRRQAPDDEDLKADWENLLRDRDVRLEQIASEPISPCCNANR; this is encoded by the coding sequence ATGCCGACAAAAATGTTCCTGGGACAGATAACCATTGCCTCAGCCGCGACTCGTGTCTTGGCTACCTTGCTCGCTAGCGTCCTCCCATCGGTGGCACAATCGAACCCTCCGGTAAACTATGAACCTCCAAAAGACGAAGAGAGCAACCAAAAAACCGAACCAGCTACATCCCGTCCCGGATGCCCAGAAACAGCAAATAGAATTGCTGCTTTAGTGCCCAAATATTATGTGGGGTTAACTGCAAGCGATCGCCCCGAATTCTTAGTTTACATTCCTTATTATTTTGCCAACGAACAATCAGGAAAGCTGATTCTCAAGGACGCGGAAACCCAGCGGGACATTTACCAGACAACCTTACCACTCACAGATACGCCGGGAATCATCAGTTTCCGCCTGCCCGAAAACGCGCCGCAGTTACAACAGAATAAACTGTATCAATGGGATTTCCTATACACAGGAAACCAGGGAATTTGTCGGGATATAACGGTGCAAAAATTGCCCCTCAAACGAGTGACAATCCCAGACAGCCTGAAACGGCAATTAGACGCGGCGGCTACTCCCAGAGACCGGGTGGTGTTATATGCTGGCAATGGCTTGTGGCATGAGGCAGTTGCCGAACTCGCCTCACTCCGCCGCCAAGCTCCTGACGATGAAGACCTCAAAGCTGATTGGGAGAATTTACTGCGCGATCGCGACGTGCGTTTAGAGCAAATTGCCTCTGAACCGATTAGTCCCTGCTGTAATGCCAATAGGTAA
- a CDS encoding NB-ARC domain-containing protein: protein MLRKWILTDRAQLVALFGMGGIGKTALAGQVAQQIAGEFEYVGWRSLSNTPTVPQLLAELLGFFPCSPGKTPDLSPLLHYIQNHRSLIILDGLENLMTPGELAGKYREAYQDYALLFKTIGTTKHQSCFLITSTEKSREIGLLENFVDTVQCIKLTSLSLNAARQILQEQQLVDEDKWEKLIERYSGNPLALKLVSGIIKEVFHGQVGKFCRAKTTFLGEIIRENLAIQLSRLSDLEMQIIYQLAISSEPVDIDQLRQWVPSKYPISAIIEALKSLIWRSLLETVIEQDVALYILPPMFKKHIINNFTQPLI, encoded by the coding sequence TTGTTGCGAAAATGGATTCTAACCGATCGCGCCCAATTAGTCGCCTTGTTTGGCATGGGAGGCATCGGCAAAACGGCGCTAGCGGGGCAGGTAGCGCAACAAATTGCCGGGGAGTTTGAATATGTGGGCTGGCGCTCTCTCTCCAACACTCCCACTGTACCACAACTCCTCGCCGAATTACTGGGTTTTTTCCCTTGCAGTCCCGGAAAAACACCAGATTTATCGCCTTTATTGCATTATATCCAAAACCATCGCAGTTTAATCATCCTAGATGGATTAGAAAACCTGATGACTCCGGGGGAATTAGCCGGTAAATATCGAGAAGCGTATCAAGACTATGCACTATTATTCAAAACAATAGGCACCACCAAACATCAAAGCTGCTTCCTAATTACCAGTACCGAAAAATCTAGAGAAATTGGTTTATTAGAAAATTTCGTTGACACGGTTCAATGTATCAAGTTAACATCCTTATCTCTAAATGCCGCCCGCCAAATCCTCCAAGAGCAACAGCTCGTGGATGAAGATAAATGGGAAAAGTTAATTGAAAGGTACAGTGGCAACCCTCTTGCGCTGAAGCTGGTTTCGGGAATTATCAAAGAAGTTTTTCATGGCCAAGTTGGTAAGTTTTGTCGAGCCAAAACCACATTTTTAGGGGAAATCATCCGAGAAAATCTAGCGATTCAATTAAGCCGCTTGTCAGACTTAGAAATGCAGATAATCTACCAACTCGCTATATCCAGCGAACCGGTGGATATAGACCAATTGCGCCAGTGGGTTCCTTCAAAATATCCCATATCTGCTATAATTGAGGCATTGAAATCTTTAATTTGGCGTTCCCTCCTGGAAACCGTAATTGAACAAGATGTGGCTCTCTACATCCTCCCGCCCATGTTCAAAAAACACATCATTAATAATTTTACACAACCGCTAATCTAG
- a CDS encoding PEP-CTERM sorting domain-containing protein (PEP-CTERM proteins occur, often in large numbers, in the proteomes of bacteria that also encode an exosortase, a predicted intramembrane cysteine proteinase. The presence of a PEP-CTERM domain at a protein's C-terminus predicts cleavage within the sorting domain, followed by covalent anchoring to some some component of the (usually Gram-negative) cell surface. Many PEP-CTERM proteins exhibit an unusual sequence composition that includes large numbers of potential glycosylation sites. Expression of one such protein has been shown restore the ability of a bacterium to form floc, a type of biofilm.) — translation MTDNSLFTNILDFPTGFSQPFSVSVKDITLGNFTAGQAVDFSDYSNILGNLLVSGSGVSEFSVTGINVDPTNPSVFPIQLQFNTETASFEQRAIPHPQASKSVPEPSSVFGLLLMSATGLFSALHKRQQQQ, via the coding sequence ATGACTGACAATTCCCTCTTTACCAATATTCTCGATTTTCCCACAGGTTTTTCCCAACCTTTCTCGGTTTCCGTAAAAGACATTACTCTGGGTAATTTCACGGCTGGTCAAGCGGTAGATTTCAGCGACTATAGCAATATTCTGGGAAATTTACTGGTTTCTGGTAGCGGAGTCTCTGAGTTTAGCGTCACCGGAATTAATGTTGACCCGACTAATCCCTCGGTTTTTCCCATTCAGCTTCAATTCAACACTGAAACTGCGAGTTTTGAGCAGCGGGCGATTCCCCATCCACAAGCGTCTAAATCAGTTCCTGAGCCATCATCAGTATTCGGACTATTATTGATGTCTGCAACTGGGCTGTTCAGTGCGTTACACAAACGCCAACAGCAGCAATAA
- a CDS encoding CHASE2 domain-containing protein encodes MMQPGMLLNQRYRVVKFLGKGGFSEIWEVTDRGQIKVIKVLNLAEFYAAETQQKAIGLFQREAKVLMGLNHAGIPQVEPDGYFTYTTSDGELHHCLVQEKIEGENLQDWRQRRDKIFTEAEAIDWLKQLTEILIYLHDRHYFHRDIKPANIMVKPNGKLVLIDFGTVREITPTYLATIVEDREVTRLGSVGYAPPEQYQGKSLPQSDFYALGRTFVYLFTGQPPDLIPETELGELMWRELAPEISPQLADVIDWLMATFPRDRPQHPEEILHRLAAIKTTDAPSYPKFLPSSVKAQIRINSIRKTLLNTVVITALIIGARQLGIFQSWELQTFDQLLHLRPDEKPDSRILIVQATEEDIKRYDYPLPDAILAQVIEKLEPDQPRVIGVNILRDRPVGNNPTALVSHWRNNSKLIAACLVKDPSTPNRLGVAPPKDIPTERIGFGNVVVDSDRILRRHLIFMSKVADSPCQSRISLSFQLAMAYLATEGIKPQNTPQDYVQFGSLLLKPLKVNRGFYRQAQLSGFQLLLNYHSSPEIAPSLTITQVLTQKIPPHLFKNRIIIIGMNTASSYTFTTPMRDHNNNPQEISDLILHAQMASQIIRGAKGERPLLSFGPNWFEILWIGGWVALTYGLGCSASPRKNIWLFRLTIVARVFIIQISLLVVSVISMTGGLVVPLVPTTLALITIAALAIIRRDDSPNKSRRSHPRQRLLI; translated from the coding sequence ATGATGCAACCTGGAATGCTGCTGAACCAACGCTATCGGGTGGTAAAATTCTTGGGGAAAGGAGGCTTTAGCGAAATATGGGAAGTGACGGATAGAGGCCAGATCAAAGTGATAAAAGTTCTCAATTTAGCCGAATTTTACGCGGCTGAAACTCAGCAAAAAGCCATCGGACTGTTTCAGCGGGAAGCGAAGGTATTGATGGGGCTAAATCACGCCGGAATTCCCCAAGTAGAGCCAGATGGATATTTCACATATACCACAAGTGATGGCGAATTGCACCATTGCCTAGTCCAGGAAAAAATTGAGGGAGAAAATTTGCAAGATTGGCGGCAACGCCGGGACAAAATCTTTACGGAAGCCGAAGCGATCGACTGGTTAAAACAACTGACAGAGATTCTGATTTATCTGCACGATCGACATTATTTTCACCGCGATATCAAACCAGCCAACATCATGGTCAAACCCAACGGTAAACTGGTGTTGATTGACTTTGGCACTGTGCGGGAGATTACGCCTACTTATTTAGCGACAATTGTAGAAGACCGGGAAGTTACCAGACTGGGTTCAGTGGGGTACGCGCCACCGGAACAATATCAAGGAAAATCCTTGCCCCAATCAGATTTTTACGCTTTGGGACGCACTTTTGTTTACTTATTCACCGGTCAACCACCCGATTTAATTCCCGAAACCGAACTAGGGGAATTAATGTGGCGAGAACTGGCGCCAGAAATCTCACCGCAACTGGCAGATGTCATAGATTGGCTGATGGCCACATTTCCCAGAGACCGCCCCCAACATCCAGAAGAAATTTTACATCGTCTTGCCGCAATTAAAACCACAGATGCTCCCAGTTACCCTAAATTTTTACCTAGTAGTGTAAAAGCGCAAATAAGAATTAATAGCATCAGAAAAACTCTGCTAAATACCGTGGTAATCACAGCGTTAATCATAGGGGCGAGACAGTTAGGAATATTCCAATCTTGGGAACTACAAACTTTTGACCAATTGCTGCACCTGCGTCCCGATGAAAAACCAGACTCTCGCATTTTAATCGTACAAGCAACGGAGGAAGATATCAAGCGATATGATTATCCATTACCCGATGCGATACTCGCCCAAGTCATAGAGAAGCTGGAGCCGGATCAACCGCGAGTTATTGGCGTGAATATCTTGCGCGATCGCCCCGTGGGAAACAACCCCACAGCTTTAGTCTCCCACTGGCGAAACAACTCCAAATTAATCGCCGCTTGTCTCGTCAAAGACCCCAGCACTCCCAATCGACTGGGTGTCGCCCCTCCCAAAGACATTCCCACAGAGCGCATTGGTTTTGGCAATGTGGTCGTTGATTCCGATCGCATTCTTCGCCGTCACCTGATATTCATGTCAAAAGTTGCCGATTCTCCTTGCCAGAGCCGCATCTCTCTCAGCTTTCAATTAGCAATGGCTTATCTAGCAACTGAGGGCATCAAACCCCAAAACACTCCTCAAGACTACGTGCAATTTGGCTCATTACTCCTGAAACCATTAAAAGTGAATCGTGGTTTTTACCGCCAAGCCCAATTGAGCGGATTTCAACTGCTCTTAAACTACCATTCCTCCCCAGAAATTGCTCCCTCCCTGACCATAACCCAAGTTTTAACCCAAAAAATCCCCCCCCATCTATTCAAAAACCGCATCATCATTATTGGCATGAATACTGCCAGTTCCTATACTTTTACTACTCCCATGAGAGACCATAACAACAATCCCCAAGAAATTTCAGACTTGATACTTCATGCCCAAATGGCCAGTCAAATTATCAGAGGCGCCAAAGGTGAACGTCCCCTGTTGAGCTTTGGACCGAATTGGTTTGAGATTCTGTGGATTGGGGGTTGGGTTGCCTTAACATATGGGCTGGGATGCTCGGCGTCACCCCGAAAAAATATCTGGCTTTTCCGCTTGACAATCGTGGCCAGAGTCTTTATAATACAAATATCGTTATTGGTCGTAAGTGTAATCTCAATGACAGGAGGTTTAGTGGTGCCTTTGGTGCCCACAACATTAGCCTTAATAACTATAGCTGCTCTAGCGATTATCAGGAGGGATGACTCGCCAAACAAAAGTAGGCGCTCCCATCCCCGCCAAAGGCTTTTAATCTAA
- a CDS encoding CHAT domain-containing protein → MRPSKIRKIAGTILLSSILTTGIPQQLISPLLEPAQAQNPDPRQAEADRLLEQGKEYLESNQLLAAFESWQKALALYKELDNALGVAQVRGNLAVYYRVRGEYPVALQELEAVLQIMQNLQNLEGERIAWGQLGLLYGDLGNGDKAKECLQRELEMAQAAGEAAEMTPLNNLGLIYIKEGKYEQARANFERQLEIARRLNSTNYELAALTNLGLIYESQWDFDRALFYYDQILARVRGNPAAEGGVHCKLGRIYLDRRQFRKAVDSFKLCVNVTRTTGNPQTIAETLNALGTAYIGTGELDQSENNLYESIEILESLREGLNDANKVSIFELQINVYANLQNLLLERKKIAEALELTERGRARALVELLSKRLGATSEALPISYPKIAEIKQIAREQNATIVEYWTTDPFTPLQIWIWVVNPQGEINFRKVYIPEGTSIKNLVPEVLGDLGVRGRSDISENLKVGDFVRIEEEFQNSVLEVVRVNRQNQTVTLRWCNGEADAPQPERPLNRVTQIVSSCNDPGRFQGLKQLHQLLIEPIAEFLPTDPNDRVIFIPHKELFAVPFPALQDNTDKFLIEKHTILTAPAIQVLALTRQQREKVKQTGLQDAIVVGNPTMPATGDPPQPLAALPNAETEAIAIAPLLNTQPLIGNNATKNAILQKLPQARWIHLATHGILDETSGLSSAIALAPSGSDKGFLTAAEILNLNLNAELVVLSACETAKGRITGDGIIGLSRSLIAAGVPSVIVSLWQVPDAPTAALMTAFYQNMQQNPDKARALRQAMLTTIQQHPEPKNWAAFTLIGESE, encoded by the coding sequence ATGAGACCATCAAAAATCAGAAAAATTGCCGGGACTATCCTATTATCATCTATCTTAACCACCGGCATTCCCCAACAGCTAATTTCGCCATTACTAGAACCAGCACAAGCCCAAAACCCAGACCCTCGCCAAGCAGAAGCCGACCGGTTACTAGAACAAGGTAAAGAGTATTTAGAAAGCAATCAACTACTAGCAGCTTTCGAGTCCTGGCAAAAAGCACTAGCTTTGTATAAAGAGCTAGACAATGCTTTAGGAGTAGCACAAGTGCGGGGCAATCTCGCAGTTTATTATCGAGTCAGAGGGGAATATCCTGTTGCCCTCCAAGAGCTAGAAGCAGTTTTGCAAATTATGCAAAATCTGCAGAACCTGGAAGGCGAGCGGATAGCTTGGGGGCAACTGGGACTGCTGTACGGCGACTTGGGAAATGGAGACAAAGCCAAAGAATGCTTGCAGCGGGAACTAGAAATGGCGCAAGCAGCGGGAGAGGCAGCGGAAATGACCCCGCTCAATAACTTAGGATTAATCTATATAAAAGAAGGCAAATATGAACAAGCCAGAGCCAACTTTGAACGCCAGTTAGAAATAGCCCGCCGGTTAAACAGTACCAACTACGAGTTAGCCGCCCTCACTAATTTGGGTCTAATTTATGAATCCCAATGGGACTTTGACCGCGCCCTATTTTACTACGACCAGATTTTAGCGCGGGTGAGGGGAAATCCCGCCGCCGAAGGAGGCGTTCACTGCAAGTTGGGACGAATTTACTTAGACAGGAGACAGTTTAGAAAAGCCGTTGATTCATTTAAGTTATGCGTAAATGTCACAAGAACGACAGGCAATCCGCAAACTATCGCCGAAACTCTGAATGCTCTCGGAACAGCTTATATAGGCACTGGCGAGCTAGACCAGTCCGAGAATAACCTCTACGAATCAATTGAGATTCTGGAATCTTTGCGGGAAGGATTAAACGATGCCAATAAAGTATCCATTTTTGAATTGCAAATAAATGTCTATGCCAACTTACAAAATCTCCTTTTAGAGCGAAAAAAGATTGCTGAAGCTCTGGAACTAACCGAGCGGGGACGCGCCCGGGCGTTAGTGGAGTTGCTGAGTAAGCGGTTAGGAGCCACATCCGAGGCTCTTCCCATCAGTTACCCCAAAATTGCTGAAATTAAACAAATCGCCCGGGAGCAGAATGCTACCATAGTTGAATATTGGACAACTGACCCATTTACTCCCTTACAAATTTGGATTTGGGTGGTCAATCCCCAAGGTGAAATTAATTTTCGCAAGGTATATATCCCGGAAGGCACTTCTATAAAAAATCTCGTGCCTGAAGTGCTAGGCGATTTAGGGGTCAGGGGGCGCAGTGACATCTCGGAAAATCTGAAAGTGGGGGATTTTGTCAGAATTGAAGAAGAGTTTCAAAACTCGGTGCTAGAAGTAGTCAGAGTTAATCGCCAAAACCAGACAGTGACCCTGAGATGGTGCAATGGGGAAGCCGATGCACCGCAACCGGAACGTCCCCTGAACCGGGTTACGCAAATTGTATCTTCTTGCAATGATCCGGGGAGATTCCAAGGCTTGAAACAATTGCATCAATTGCTGATAGAACCCATTGCCGAGTTTTTGCCCACTGACCCAAACGATCGGGTTATCTTTATCCCCCATAAAGAACTGTTTGCCGTTCCTTTTCCAGCTTTACAGGATAACACCGACAAATTTTTGATTGAAAAACATACTATCCTGACTGCCCCCGCAATTCAGGTACTGGCTCTCACCCGTCAGCAACGGGAAAAAGTGAAGCAAACAGGATTACAAGATGCGATCGTGGTAGGAAATCCCACCATGCCAGCCACAGGAGACCCCCCACAACCACTAGCAGCTTTACCAAATGCGGAAACAGAAGCGATCGCGATCGCCCCACTATTAAATACCCAACCCTTAATCGGCAACAATGCCACAAAAAACGCCATTTTGCAAAAACTGCCCCAAGCGCGATGGATTCATCTCGCCACCCACGGTATTCTTGATGAAACTTCTGGTTTATCCAGCGCGATCGCCCTTGCTCCTTCCGGTAGCGACAAAGGTTTTCTCACCGCCGCCGAAATCCTGAATTTAAACCTCAACGCCGAACTCGTAGTTTTGAGTGCCTGCGAGACAGCCAAAGGACGCATCACTGGCGATGGCATCATTGGATTATCTCGCTCCCTCATTGCGGCAGGAGTCCCCAGCGTCATCGTCTCCCTCTGGCAAGTTCCAGACGCCCCCACCGCTGCATTAATGACAGCATTTTATCAAAATATGCAACAAAACCCCGATAAAGCTCGCGCCTTGCGCCAAGCAATGTTAACCACCATCCAGCAACACCCAGAACCCAAAAACTGGGCAGCATTTACTCTAATTGGAGAATCAGAATAA